One Lucilia cuprina isolate Lc7/37 chromosome 4, ASM2204524v1, whole genome shotgun sequence DNA segment encodes these proteins:
- the LOC111676452 gene encoding uncharacterized protein LOC111676452 yields MERSSYLNIHLQRLKYYDSFCNKCKRFIPKNLKNKQRLIPLTREIEKAMMDFNGSQSNTSISEKPICNTLSITGLVRDEVQNILQELSISDQFIRKEEIDDLIEKRLKEKVTIIQDSDAKTNHLILRDFDINQEFEMTVEEMSEDKDKSMLIVENIQILEQRITTLEERLSSMLQNIPKLRHIQARRFKINTSAIKEELRNMIQKMEKLQEEQIVASASLQDVNDKEKSSTLYDDIYYANREYTINLLNYKKSLETMELNRKPKFNPYVKPVNIVLPAARGKIKQRPVFLTSSDICLG; encoded by the coding sequence ATGGAAAGGTCatcttatttaaatatacatttgcaACGTTTAAAATATTACGACAGTTTCTGTAATAAGTGTAAAAGATTTATTcctaaaaatctcaaaaataagCAACGTTTAATACCCTTAACAAGAGAAATCGAAAAAGCAATGATGGATTTTAATGGCTCACAATCGAACACTAGCATTTCTGAAAAGCCTATCTGCAATACACTTTCTATAACGGGCCTAGTTAGGGATGAAGTTCAGAATATTCTTCAAGAATTGTCCATATCTGATCAGTTTATACGTAAAGAAGAAATTGATGATTTAATAGAGAAACGTTTAAAGGAAAAGGTCACAATTATACAAGACTCTGATGCTAAAACAAACCATTTGATTCTCAGAGATTTCGATATAAATCAAGAATTCGAAATGACAGTAGAGGAAATGTCTGAGGATAAGGATAAAAGTATGTTGATTGTAGAGAACATACAAATCTTGGAACAACGCATAACAACATTAGAAGAAAGATTAAGTTCTATGCTgcaaaatattccaaaattaaGACATATACAGGCTAGACGTTTTAAAATCAATACAAGTGCCATTAAAGAAGAACTACGTAATATGatacaaaaaatggaaaaactgCAAGAGGAACAGATTGTTGCTAGTGCATCGTTGCAAGATGTAAACGATAAGGAGAAATCTTCTACATTATACGATGATATTTATTATGCCAATCGTGAATATACtattaatttattgaattataagAAATCTTTAGAAACCATGGAATTAAACCGAAAGCCCAAATTCAATCCGTATGTAAAACCTGTTAATATTGTTTTGCCAGCAGCGCGTGGAAAAATCAAGCAACGTCCCGTATTCTTAACATCAAGTGATATCTGTTTAggataa